The following are encoded together in the Candidatus Aramenus sp. CH1 genome:
- a CDS encoding M23 family metallopeptidase, whose product MVSFFSSGFPSHVRKRAIDISSPDMETFLSPLEGVVAKVEKFYVGRPNKFAKVNYDYLIFIESKGRKVKVLHVEPWVKEGDYVKKGDTIGKFLENPYTGGDFPHAHVEGIPIRFYPVKRYDPRGVGEVVKVTKDYFDVKVKTYSEAGPYRGLGCCGGLLNASLPYAGYGGIIGARVGEVEVVGVKFFPHPRRNYTLFESYPGLIRRWEYEATFKVLEGRPVFGQAFFEAVLSIRGYPMVRFFVKTKLKEGEEVDLWELINKKTNLA is encoded by the coding sequence TTGGTCAGCTTCTTCTCTAGTGGATTTCCATCCCACGTGAGGAAGAGGGCAATCGACATCTCTTCTCCAGACATGGAGACCTTCCTCTCACCGTTAGAGGGCGTAGTGGCAAAGGTAGAGAAGTTCTACGTCGGAAGGCCCAACAAGTTCGCCAAGGTCAACTACGACTACCTTATTTTCATTGAGAGTAAGGGGAGAAAGGTAAAGGTACTTCACGTGGAACCTTGGGTAAAGGAGGGAGACTACGTGAAGAAGGGCGATACCATAGGGAAGTTCCTGGAGAACCCTTACACAGGCGGAGACTTCCCCCACGCCCACGTTGAGGGTATCCCAATTAGATTCTACCCAGTGAAGAGGTACGACCCAAGGGGGGTGGGAGAGGTGGTTAAAGTCACAAAGGACTACTTCGACGTCAAGGTCAAGACGTACTCTGAAGCAGGCCCCTACAGGGGGCTGGGTTGTTGTGGTGGACTGCTTAACGCTAGCCTCCCCTACGCTGGCTACGGTGGGATCATAGGGGCAAGAGTGGGGGAAGTCGAGGTAGTAGGGGTTAAGTTCTTCCCCCACCCCAGGAGGAACTACACGCTCTTTGAGTCCTACCCCGGGCTAATAAGGCGTTGGGAGTACGAGGCCACCTTCAAGGTCCTCGAGGGAAGGCCCGTGTTTGGCCAAGCCTTCTTCGAGGCAGTCCTCTCCATTAGGGGATATCCAATGGTTCGGTTCTTTGTCAAAACTAAGCTAAAGGAGGGGGAAGAGGTGGACCTCTGGGAGCTGATAAATAAGAAGACAAACCTCGCCTGA
- a CDS encoding radical SAM protein encodes MTLRLEPNKMVSSPEWVRLSFGADMVLGFSPGKFLKGALNTTINLLQYYPDGCKANCAYCGQAREVAQGPECKTLIRVEWPLRRLDEVLKRIKEREGNPEYGLQRICVGQLAHPRASPDAIEITRRIRDYGIELQISELVTATYTFKHHMIEMRKAGADMIDVAIDAASKRVFDQVRGKAMRSMHSWDRYLKAIDEAVEVFGRKNAGIHLIIGLGETEKEAVDTMLYAHSRGAKISLFAFYPEDGTFMENKRPVPLSVYRRMQIARWLIENDLVNENSFKFDEEGRLVDVEVPSDFTVDELAPAFMTSGCPGCNRPYSNERPGSRLKNIPWYPNNKQVISAIKASKLEGLVKRFVN; translated from the coding sequence ATGACCCTAAGGTTGGAACCAAACAAAATGGTAAGTAGTCCAGAATGGGTAAGGTTAAGCTTCGGGGCAGACATGGTACTGGGCTTCAGCCCAGGGAAGTTCCTGAAGGGAGCCCTAAACACGACAATAAACTTGTTGCAGTACTACCCCGATGGGTGTAAGGCCAACTGCGCCTACTGCGGTCAAGCTAGAGAGGTAGCACAAGGCCCAGAGTGCAAGACCCTCATAAGGGTGGAGTGGCCCCTGAGGAGGCTAGACGAGGTACTGAAGAGGATTAAGGAGAGGGAAGGGAACCCTGAGTACGGGCTTCAGAGGATATGCGTAGGTCAACTAGCCCACCCTAGGGCTTCGCCAGACGCCATAGAGATAACGAGGAGGATAAGGGACTACGGCATAGAGCTCCAGATCTCTGAGCTGGTCACAGCCACGTACACCTTCAAGCATCACATGATTGAGATGAGGAAAGCTGGGGCAGACATGATAGACGTGGCCATTGACGCTGCAAGCAAGAGGGTGTTCGACCAAGTGAGGGGGAAGGCAATGAGGAGCATGCACTCCTGGGACAGGTACTTGAAGGCAATAGACGAGGCAGTGGAGGTGTTTGGAAGGAAGAACGCTGGGATACACTTGATCATAGGTCTAGGCGAGACCGAGAAGGAGGCAGTAGACACAATGCTCTACGCTCACTCCAGAGGGGCTAAGATATCCCTGTTCGCCTTCTACCCTGAGGATGGAACATTCATGGAGAACAAGCGCCCCGTTCCGCTAAGCGTCTACAGGAGGATGCAAATAGCTAGGTGGCTGATAGAGAACGACCTAGTCAACGAGAACTCCTTCAAGTTCGACGAGGAGGGTAGACTAGTTGACGTGGAGGTGCCTAGCGACTTCACCGTTGACGAGCTCGCTCCAGCCTTTATGACGAGCGGTTGCCCCGGATGCAACAGGCCATACTCCAACGAGAGGCCAGGGAGTAGGCTGAAGAACATACCTTGGTACCCCAACAACAAGCAAGTCATATCCGCAATCAAGGCCTCCAAACTAGAAGGGCTCGTAAAGAGGTTTGTAAACTGA